The following proteins come from a genomic window of bacterium:
- a CDS encoding deaminase, which translates to MKKQQDTLLKSYVDSDLIIGLVGAVGTRLVVVAEQIKKRLEFFGYKSAEIRISKQLIPLLIKVPKDSDFQNSYDRINTLMTAGNEARTFSNNNAIFALGSAVLIGSERKKHPHEKRMAFIINSLKRPEEVAKLREIYSDSFYLLGVYSDKEIRKKCLCDEQGMSQEEAEKLIKRDAEENILFGQGTSDTFHRSDFFIPFDDESKMKSNLWRILDILFGDPFQTPTFDEFAMFMAFSAALRSADLSRQVGAVIAKKRQIIAMGANDAPAFGGGLYWTGDDPDGRDYKVGYDSNKINKDIMINEIISKCKFDTKTNKILKNVLNESKIQDITEYGRVVHAEMEALLSCSRSNNNSQDGVLYCTTFPCHNCAKHIVAAGITKVVYVEPYPKSKTEEMYPDSVNITPPSSEVNAEKKVSFEPFVGVGPRRFFDFFSMQLSSGYPLQRKETDGKKIVWKRANAVLRTKSLPLSYLDMEKLAINQFNMHRKELKDDSKK; encoded by the coding sequence GAGTTTTTTGGATATAAATCGGCTGAAATAAGAATTTCGAAGCAACTTATTCCTCTGTTGATCAAAGTTCCAAAGGATAGTGATTTTCAAAATTCTTATGATAGAATTAACACTTTAATGACCGCAGGAAATGAAGCAAGAACATTTTCTAATAACAATGCTATCTTTGCTCTTGGGTCAGCCGTACTAATTGGTTCAGAAAGGAAAAAGCATCCACACGAAAAGAGAATGGCCTTTATTATCAATTCATTGAAAAGACCAGAAGAAGTTGCCAAGCTGCGGGAGATTTATTCAGACAGTTTTTATTTGTTAGGAGTGTACTCAGATAAAGAGATTAGGAAAAAATGCTTATGTGATGAGCAAGGAATGAGTCAGGAAGAGGCCGAAAAATTAATCAAAAGAGACGCGGAAGAAAACATCCTGTTTGGTCAGGGAACCAGTGATACTTTCCATCGTTCAGACTTTTTTATACCCTTCGACGATGAAAGTAAAATGAAATCTAATCTTTGGAGAATTCTGGATATTCTATTCGGTGACCCATTCCAGACTCCAACTTTTGATGAATTTGCAATGTTTATGGCATTCTCAGCAGCGTTACGATCTGCTGATTTATCAAGGCAGGTTGGAGCAGTAATAGCAAAAAAAAGACAAATAATCGCAATGGGAGCAAATGACGCTCCCGCATTTGGAGGTGGGTTATATTGGACAGGAGATGATCCCGATGGGCGAGATTATAAAGTGGGATACGACTCTAATAAAATAAACAAGGACATTATGATTAATGAGATTATATCTAAGTGTAAATTCGATACAAAAACAAATAAAATACTGAAAAACGTGCTAAATGAAAGCAAAATCCAGGATATAACTGAATATGGCAGAGTTGTGCATGCAGAAATGGAAGCCTTGCTTTCTTGTTCCAGAAGTAATAATAATAGTCAAGACGGTGTATTATACTGTACCACTTTTCCCTGTCACAACTGCGCAAAACATATAGTTGCAGCAGGAATTACAAAAGTTGTCTATGTTGAACCATATCCAAAAAGCAAGACCGAAGAAATGTATCCTGATTCAGTAAATATTACTCCACCTTCTTCTGAAGTAAATGCCGAGAAAAAAGTCTCATTCGAACCTTTCGTTGGTGTAGGGCCGAGAAGATTTTTTGATTTTTTCTCTATGCAACTTAGTTCGGGTTATCCGTTACAAAGAAAAGAAACTGATGGCAAAAAGATCGTATGGAAAAGAGCAAACGCTGTACTGAGAACAAAAAGCCTTCCTTTGTCCTATTTAGATATGGAAAAGCTGGCTATAAACCAGTTTAACATGCATAGAAAGGAGCTGAAAGATGACTCCAAGAAGTGA
- a CDS encoding metal ABC transporter permease gives MAAFLADLPRYDFLLFALAAGALASVACGVTGAYVVTRRISYIAGGIAHTVLGGIGAARYLAAVHGWTWLRPMHAAVVTALASAIIIGLAGLRAREREDTVIGALWAVGMAAGVLFISRTPGYNADLMSYLFGNVLLVNAADLWLLAGLDAVVLILVLLYYRQFLAVCFDPEFARLRGVPVEAFYLLLLCLVALTVVLLIPVVGVVLVLALVTLPAAIAGRFTRSLWGMMLAGAGLSLLFTTAGLALSYGPGLPPGATTIVLAGGVYLGVMVGKRNKS, from the coding sequence ATGGCAGCGTTCCTGGCCGACCTTCCGCGCTACGATTTCCTGCTCTTCGCCCTGGCCGCGGGCGCCCTGGCGAGCGTGGCCTGTGGCGTGACCGGGGCTTATGTGGTGACGCGGCGGATCAGCTACATCGCGGGCGGGATCGCGCACACGGTGTTAGGCGGGATCGGTGCGGCGCGCTACCTGGCCGCGGTGCACGGCTGGACCTGGCTGCGGCCCATGCACGCCGCGGTGGTCACGGCCCTGGCCTCGGCGATAATCATCGGGCTGGCCGGCCTCCGGGCGCGCGAGCGCGAGGACACGGTGATCGGCGCGCTCTGGGCGGTGGGGATGGCGGCCGGGGTGCTGTTCATCTCGCGCACGCCGGGGTATAATGCAGACCTGATGAGCTACCTGTTCGGCAACGTGCTGCTGGTGAACGCGGCCGATCTGTGGCTGCTGGCGGGGCTGGACGCCGTGGTGCTTATTCTTGTCCTGCTCTACTACCGTCAGTTTCTGGCCGTGTGTTTCGACCCGGAGTTCGCCCGTCTGCGCGGGGTGCCGGTGGAGGCGTTCTACCTTCTGCTGCTGTGCCTGGTGGCGTTGACCGTGGTGCTGCTGATACCGGTGGTGGGGGTGGTGCTGGTGCTGGCTTTGGTCACTCTTCCGGCGGCGATTGCGGGACGGTTCACGCGGAGCCTGTGGGGTATGATGTTAGCCGGGGCGGGGCTGTCGCTCCTGTTCACCACGGCCGGTCTGGCCCTGAGCTACGGCCCGGGCCTTCCCCCCGGCGCGACAACGATAGTCCTGGCCGGGGGGGTGTACCTGGGGGTGATGGTGGGGAAAAGAAATAAGAGTTAA